One window of Paludibacter propionicigenes WB4 genomic DNA carries:
- a CDS encoding ABC transporter ATP-binding protein — protein MIQVTDLQKAYNGVTVLDIPGLTIAQGESFGLVGNNGAGKTTFFRLILDLIEPTTGEVKIEGQRVMRNDAWKTITGSFLDEGFLIDFLTTEEYFTFVGKLHHKSEGDITLFLDGMKEFFNDEILGTKKLIRDYSKGNQKKIGIAAALIGDPKILILDEPFTALDPSSQIRLKRFLIDLQTRLNMTMLISSHDLNHVTEVCKRTVVLEKGKVVRDLQTNEDTLKELEAYFAV, from the coding sequence ATGATACAAGTAACCGATTTACAAAAAGCTTATAACGGGGTGACCGTATTGGATATTCCGGGACTGACAATTGCTCAGGGCGAAAGTTTTGGTTTGGTGGGTAACAACGGTGCCGGTAAAACTACTTTTTTCCGGTTGATTCTGGACTTGATTGAACCTACTACCGGCGAAGTGAAAATTGAAGGACAGCGGGTCATGCGTAACGATGCCTGGAAAACCATTACCGGATCGTTTTTGGACGAAGGTTTCCTGATTGATTTCCTTACCACCGAAGAATATTTTACTTTTGTAGGAAAGCTGCATCATAAGTCAGAAGGGGATATCACTTTGTTTCTTGATGGAATGAAAGAGTTTTTCAACGACGAAATTTTAGGTACTAAAAAACTTATTCGCGATTACTCCAAAGGTAACCAGAAGAAGATAGGCATTGCTGCTGCACTTATCGGTGACCCGAAAATACTGATTCTGGACGAACCGTTTACTGCCCTCGATCCTTCGTCGCAAATTCGCCTGAAACGCTTCCTGATTGATTTGCAAACCCGCCTGAATATGACCATGCTTATCTCCAGTCATGATTTGAATCACGTGACTGAGGTGTGTAAACGCACCGTGGTGCTGGAAAAAGGCAAAGTGGTGCGCGACCTGCAAACCAACGAAGATACGCTCAAAGAACTGGAAGCATATTTTGCAGTATAA
- a CDS encoding gamma carbonic anhydrase family protein, which yields MALIKSVRGFDPQIGKDCFLAENATVVGDVIMGDGCSVWFNAVLRGDVNSIRIGNHVNIQDGSVLHTLYEKSTVEIGDYVSIGHNVTVHGAKIDNYALIGMGAILLDYAEVGEGAIVAAGALVLSNTKIPPYTLWAGVPAKFVKNVEPAQTNEMNRKIAHNYAMYAGWFKEEEK from the coding sequence ATGGCATTAATAAAATCTGTGCGGGGATTTGATCCGCAAATAGGAAAAGACTGCTTTCTGGCTGAGAACGCTACCGTGGTGGGCGATGTGATTATGGGTGATGGTTGCAGTGTGTGGTTTAACGCTGTGTTACGCGGCGATGTAAATTCTATCAGAATAGGAAACCACGTCAATATTCAGGATGGATCGGTGCTGCACACGCTCTACGAAAAATCGACGGTGGAGATAGGCGACTATGTTTCGATAGGGCATAACGTGACGGTACACGGTGCGAAAATAGATAATTACGCTTTGATAGGTATGGGTGCCATTTTGCTGGATTATGCCGAAGTGGGCGAAGGAGCTATTGTAGCTGCCGGTGCTTTGGTGCTGAGCAATACAAAAATTCCACCTTATACTTTGTGGGCGGGTGTTCCAGCTAAGTTTGTGAAGAATGTGGAACCGGCACAAACAAACGAAATGAACCGCAAAATAGCACATAATTACGCCATGTATGCCGGCTGGTTTAAGGAAGAAGAAAAATAG
- a CDS encoding succinate dehydrogenase/fumarate reductase iron-sulfur subunit, producing the protein MDKTINLTLKVWRQAGPKAKGKFETYKINNVSTDSSFLEMMDVLNEQLVSERKEPVAFDHDCREGICGMCSMYINGHPHGPDGEITTCQLHMRNFSDGQTITIEPWRSAAFPVIKDLMVDRSAYDKIIQAGGYVNVNTGGVPDGNAIPISKIDADEAMDAASCIGCGACAAACKNGSAMLFVAAKVSQLALLPQGRVEAAARAKAMVAKMDELGFGNCTNTGACEAECPKNVSISHIARMNREFIVAKLKD; encoded by the coding sequence ATGGACAAAACGATAAATTTAACGCTGAAAGTTTGGCGTCAAGCTGGTCCAAAAGCCAAAGGCAAATTTGAGACCTATAAAATAAACAATGTTTCTACTGATAGCTCATTCCTTGAAATGATGGATGTGCTTAACGAGCAATTAGTGTCTGAACGTAAAGAGCCGGTTGCTTTTGATCACGACTGCCGCGAGGGTATCTGCGGTATGTGTAGTATGTACATCAACGGTCATCCTCACGGACCTGATGGCGAAATTACAACCTGCCAGCTGCATATGCGTAACTTCAGCGATGGACAAACTATCACAATTGAACCTTGGCGTTCGGCTGCATTTCCAGTTATCAAAGACTTGATGGTAGATCGTAGCGCTTACGATAAAATTATTCAGGCCGGTGGATACGTAAATGTAAATACAGGTGGAGTCCCTGATGGTAATGCAATTCCTATTTCGAAAATTGATGCTGATGAGGCTATGGATGCTGCTTCATGTATCGGTTGTGGAGCTTGTGCTGCTGCTTGTAAAAACGGTTCGGCTATGTTGTTCGTAGCAGCTAAGGTAAGTCAGTTGGCATTGCTTCCACAGGGAAGAGTAGAGGCTGCTGCACGTGCTAAAGCTATGGTAGCCAAAATGGATGAACTGGGCTTTGGTAACTGTACCAATACAGGAGCTTGTGAAGCAGAATGTCCTAAAAACGTTTCTATCTCGCACATTGCCCGTATGAACCGTGAGTTTATCGTAGCAAAACTGAAAGACTAA
- a CDS encoding MutS-related protein — translation MTSCSPIAYYQNRITTLEDEYKRLKKRSRMYSLVRFCLFTSFAGSLYLLFKTDYIVLPLIVAIVSLSFFVLYIVRYNRLEGTIARLSSKIQINRDELLYLDYNFSDRNAGEKYATLNPSLSADFDLFGKGSLYQYISRCYTQKGSDILAQKLSNPDKDPELIKEKQGAIHELCENNEFVQNFLSISRFIQGDVTESVLQGWMDETAKDFTAIRIVAIVLGAVNIVCTLLSAFADVPWTLPGLTVTISLAFVTFHSKKILKIHSQLISIANHLENYIAAFALTEEQSFQSAHLQSLKKSLTLNDSTASQTLGALHRILAVFEIRQNKLLSFLLNAFILFDIHLFYSFSHWKLRFNSNTSVWFGAFHEMETLISFATFAFNNAEHVAYPAISSDGFCVEAQEMGHPLLNQRVRVNNTFSMSGMPSVLIITGANMAGKSTFLRTVGVNLILGMNGAPVVAESFTFTPCDIFSCLKIQDSLINNESYFYAELLRLKEIIEHTQKHPKTLVILDEILRGTNTKDKQTGSLGFLEKLIHLNVPVIVATHDLIIGDLEQKYPGIAVNRCFEVELVDDQLYFDYKLKKGVSQKLNASFLLKKMEIID, via the coding sequence ATGACTTCTTGCTCACCAATTGCATATTACCAAAATAGAATAACCACACTGGAGGATGAATACAAGCGACTTAAGAAAAGAAGCAGGATGTATTCGTTGGTGCGATTTTGTTTGTTCACGAGTTTTGCAGGTTCGTTGTACTTGCTTTTTAAGACTGATTATATTGTTCTTCCGCTGATTGTGGCGATTGTATCACTGAGTTTCTTTGTTCTGTATATCGTCAGATACAACAGACTCGAAGGCACCATTGCCCGACTTTCATCAAAGATTCAGATAAACAGGGATGAGTTGCTGTACCTCGACTATAATTTCTCCGACCGTAACGCCGGCGAAAAATACGCAACGCTCAATCCGTCTCTTTCCGCAGATTTTGATTTGTTTGGTAAAGGGTCGTTGTATCAATACATCAGCAGGTGCTATACGCAAAAAGGAAGCGACATTTTAGCGCAAAAACTTAGCAACCCCGATAAAGATCCGGAGTTGATTAAAGAGAAACAAGGTGCAATCCATGAATTATGTGAGAACAATGAATTTGTCCAGAATTTTCTGTCCATTTCCAGGTTTATTCAGGGCGACGTAACTGAATCTGTTTTGCAGGGTTGGATGGATGAAACGGCAAAAGATTTCACTGCTATCAGAATCGTTGCCATAGTGTTGGGAGCCGTCAATATTGTTTGCACACTTTTGTCGGCCTTTGCCGATGTGCCGTGGACACTCCCGGGTTTAACGGTCACCATTTCACTTGCTTTTGTGACGTTTCACAGCAAGAAGATTTTAAAAATACACTCTCAATTAATCAGTATTGCCAATCATTTGGAGAATTATATTGCCGCTTTTGCACTTACGGAAGAGCAATCTTTTCAGTCGGCTCATTTACAGTCTCTCAAAAAATCACTGACGCTGAATGACAGCACGGCAAGTCAAACGCTGGGGGCTTTGCACCGTATTTTGGCTGTGTTTGAAATCCGGCAGAATAAACTGCTGTCTTTCCTGCTAAATGCATTCATATTATTTGACATACATCTTTTTTATTCTTTCTCGCACTGGAAGCTTCGGTTCAACAGTAATACATCGGTCTGGTTTGGGGCGTTTCATGAAATGGAAACCTTGATTAGTTTTGCCACTTTTGCTTTTAATAATGCGGAGCATGTTGCTTATCCTGCTATCTCCTCCGATGGTTTTTGTGTTGAAGCGCAGGAGATGGGTCATCCGTTACTAAATCAGCGTGTCAGGGTCAACAATACTTTCAGCATGTCAGGTATGCCATCGGTTTTAATTATTACCGGAGCTAATATGGCAGGCAAAAGTACGTTTTTGCGAACTGTAGGAGTTAATCTGATATTGGGCATGAACGGAGCACCGGTAGTGGCCGAATCGTTTACGTTCACTCCGTGCGATATCTTTTCCTGCCTCAAAATTCAGGATTCGCTCATAAACAATGAATCTTATTTTTATGCGGAACTGCTCCGATTAAAAGAGATTATTGAGCATACCCAAAAGCACCCCAAAACACTGGTGATTCTGGATGAGATATTGCGTGGCACCAATACGAAAGATAAACAAACGGGTTCGCTCGGATTTCTGGAAAAGCTGATCCATCTCAATGTTCCGGTGATAGTAGCTACCCACGATTTGATTATAGGAGATCTGGAGCAGAAATATCCGGGAATTGCAGTCAACCGATGCTTTGAGGTGGAGTTGGTCGATGACCAGCTTTATTTCGACTATAAGCTAAAAAAAGGGGTTAGTCAAAAGCTGAATGCCTCTTTTCTGCTAAAGAAAATGGAGATTATCGACTAG
- the miaB gene encoding tRNA (N6-isopentenyl adenosine(37)-C2)-methylthiotransferase MiaB, with amino-acid sequence MNTNEQSVTSTDFKSALNDKKLFIETYGCQMNVADSEVVASIMQMDGFALTDKITEADAIFVNTCSIRDNAEQRVINRLKYFETLKRKNKKLIVGVVGCMAERVKDELINEYGVNIVVGPDAYMDIPNLIGSVEQGNKAINVDLSTTETYSDVLPTRISKSISGFISIMRGCNNFCSYCIVPYTRGRERSRDVESILTELKDLQAKNYKEVTLLGQNVNSYRMEKDGEVIEFPDLLAIVAEAAPEMRFRFSTSHPKDMSDRTLEVIAQYPNLCKSIHLPVQSGSNKILKLMNRKYTREWYLERIAAIRRILPEASISTDVFCGFHGETEEDHQETLSLLREVNFDLAFMFKYSERPGTFAAKNLPDNISEEEKLRRLAEIIDLQRELTNQGNQRDVGKTFEVLVEGFSKRSKEQLFGRTSQNKVVIFPRLGRRIGETIQVRVLSASSASLIAEVVE; translated from the coding sequence ATGAATACAAACGAACAATCTGTCACTTCAACGGACTTTAAATCCGCTTTGAATGACAAGAAACTTTTTATTGAAACCTACGGGTGCCAGATGAACGTGGCCGATAGCGAGGTAGTGGCATCGATTATGCAAATGGATGGTTTTGCTTTGACGGACAAAATTACCGAAGCAGACGCTATTTTTGTGAATACCTGCTCAATAAGAGATAATGCAGAGCAGAGGGTGATAAACAGGCTCAAATACTTTGAGACGCTTAAGCGTAAAAACAAAAAGCTCATAGTGGGAGTAGTAGGTTGTATGGCTGAGCGTGTGAAAGATGAGCTGATAAATGAGTATGGGGTCAATATAGTGGTAGGACCGGATGCATACATGGATATTCCAAACCTGATTGGAAGCGTGGAGCAGGGTAACAAAGCCATAAATGTTGATTTGTCAACGACAGAAACATACAGTGACGTACTGCCAACTCGTATCAGCAAGTCTATTTCAGGGTTTATCTCTATTATGCGTGGTTGCAATAACTTTTGTTCATATTGCATTGTGCCATATACACGTGGTCGGGAGCGTAGTCGCGACGTGGAGAGTATTCTGACCGAGTTGAAAGATTTGCAAGCGAAGAACTATAAAGAGGTAACGCTTCTTGGGCAGAATGTAAATTCGTATCGTATGGAAAAAGACGGCGAAGTGATTGAATTCCCCGATTTGCTGGCTATAGTGGCCGAGGCAGCTCCTGAGATGCGATTCAGATTTTCTACTTCGCATCCTAAAGATATGAGCGACCGTACACTCGAAGTGATTGCTCAATATCCTAACCTGTGTAAATCGATACATCTGCCGGTGCAATCGGGAAGCAATAAGATATTGAAGCTAATGAACCGAAAATACACCCGTGAGTGGTATTTGGAAAGAATAGCGGCTATTCGTAGAATTTTGCCGGAAGCTTCAATCAGTACCGATGTATTCTGTGGATTTCATGGCGAGACGGAAGAGGATCATCAGGAAACACTATCCTTGTTACGTGAGGTGAATTTTGATCTGGCCTTTATGTTTAAATACTCTGAGCGTCCTGGAACATTTGCAGCCAAAAACCTGCCTGACAATATCTCCGAAGAAGAAAAACTCCGTCGTCTGGCAGAAATTATTGACCTTCAGCGTGAACTTACCAATCAGGGAAATCAGCGCGATGTGGGTAAAACATTTGAGGTATTGGTTGAAGGTTTTTCTAAAAGATCAAAAGAACAGCTTTTCGGACGCACTTCTCAAAATAAAGTGGTAATTTTCCCCCGCTTAGGCAGACGTATCGGGGAGACTATTCAGGTTCGGGTTTTAAGTGCCAGTTCAGCTTCGTTAATTGCAGAAGTTGTGGAGTAA
- a CDS encoding succinate dehydrogenase cytochrome b subunit, with the protein MWLIDSSIGRKLIMSITGVFLVLFLLFHSCMNIVVIISPAGYNAICAFLGANWYALLGTSVLAAGFVIHILYALLLSYQNMRARGSERYAETSSQKGVSWSSRNMLLLGAIVFGFLALHMYNFWFKMQFAEISGMKIGDFEPANGAAYVSQLFSSKIYCGIYIVWLAALWLHLTHGIWSALQTTGLNNKKWLPRVKCIANIVSTIVILMFMSIPVYYLLGCGSCSI; encoded by the coding sequence ATGTGGTTAATTGATTCCTCTATTGGGCGAAAGCTTATTATGAGTATTACGGGGGTATTCCTCGTGTTGTTTTTACTGTTTCACAGTTGCATGAATATCGTGGTGATTATTTCGCCTGCGGGATATAATGCGATTTGTGCTTTTTTAGGAGCTAACTGGTACGCCCTTTTAGGTACTTCAGTGTTGGCTGCGGGTTTTGTTATTCATATTTTGTATGCACTGCTTTTGTCATATCAAAATATGCGTGCGCGCGGATCTGAGCGATATGCAGAGACAAGCAGTCAAAAAGGTGTTTCGTGGTCATCTCGCAACATGTTACTGTTAGGAGCTATTGTTTTCGGATTTTTGGCTTTGCACATGTACAACTTTTGGTTCAAAATGCAGTTTGCTGAAATATCAGGAATGAAAATCGGAGATTTTGAACCTGCTAATGGTGCTGCTTACGTATCACAATTGTTTAGTTCTAAGATTTATTGTGGAATTTACATCGTTTGGTTAGCCGCATTGTGGTTGCACCTTACACATGGTATCTGGAGTGCATTGCAAACTACCGGTTTGAACAATAAAAAATGGTTACCGCGTGTAAAATGTATTGCTAACATTGTATCAACGATAGTGATTTTGATGTTTATGTCAATCCCTGTGTATTATCTGTTAGGATGCGGTTCTTGCAGCATTTAA
- a CDS encoding fumarate reductase/succinate dehydrogenase flavoprotein subunit encodes MAKNQESTSVEGAKIDAKIPAGPLAEKWSNYKAHQKLVNPANKRRLDIIVVGTGLAGASAAASLAELGFNVLNFCIQDSPRRAHSIAAQGGINAAKNYQNDGDSVYRLFYDTIKGGDYRAREANVYRLAEVSNGIIDQCVAQGVPFAREYGGLLDNRSFGGAQVSRTFYAKGQTGQQLLLGAYSALSRQIGKGSVKLYSRYEMLDVVVIDGRARGIIARNLVSGKIERFFAHAVVVGTGGYGNTFFLSTNAMASNGSAAIQMYKKGAYFSNPAYAQIHPTCIPVHGEFQSKLTLMSESLRNDGRIWVPKKKEDAEAIRAGKKKATDLKEDERDYYLERRYPAFGNLVPRDVASRAAKERCDAGFGVGNTGLAVYLDFSAAIERLGENVVRARYGNLFQMYEKIVDENPYKTPMMIYPAIHYTMGGIWVDYELQTSVKGLFCIGEANFSDHGANRLGASALMQGLADGYFVLPYTIQNYLADQIQVPRMSTDLPEFTEAEKAVEEKIKKLMSIQGKKSVDSIHRELGLIMWDFVGMGRNKAGLETALEKIKEVRKEFWTNVFIPGKDSDLNNELEKALRLADFIEIGELMARDALMREESCGGHFREEYQTPEGEALRNDEEFSFASCWKFTGEGNEPELLKEALDYEFIHRQQRNYKA; translated from the coding sequence ATGGCAAAGAATCAAGAATCTACTTCGGTAGAAGGAGCTAAAATAGATGCTAAAATCCCAGCGGGACCATTAGCCGAAAAATGGAGTAATTATAAAGCTCACCAGAAACTGGTGAACCCTGCTAACAAACGCCGTTTGGATATCATTGTAGTAGGTACCGGTCTGGCCGGAGCATCAGCTGCTGCATCGCTTGCAGAGCTAGGATTTAATGTATTGAACTTTTGTATTCAGGATTCACCTCGTCGTGCACACTCAATTGCTGCACAGGGTGGTATCAATGCTGCAAAAAACTATCAAAATGATGGTGACTCTGTTTACCGTCTTTTTTACGATACCATCAAAGGTGGTGACTACCGCGCTCGCGAAGCCAACGTGTATCGTTTGGCCGAAGTGTCGAATGGTATTATCGACCAATGTGTGGCTCAGGGTGTACCTTTCGCACGCGAATACGGTGGTTTGTTAGACAACCGTTCGTTTGGTGGTGCTCAGGTATCGCGTACTTTCTATGCTAAAGGACAAACCGGACAACAATTGTTGTTAGGCGCTTATTCTGCTTTAAGCCGTCAGATCGGTAAAGGTTCTGTGAAATTGTACTCTCGCTACGAAATGTTGGATGTAGTTGTAATTGATGGTCGCGCCCGCGGTATCATTGCACGCAATCTGGTAAGTGGAAAAATTGAGCGTTTCTTTGCTCATGCAGTTGTAGTAGGAACCGGTGGATACGGTAATACGTTCTTCCTTTCTACCAACGCTATGGCTTCTAACGGTTCGGCTGCTATTCAGATGTATAAAAAAGGGGCTTATTTCTCTAACCCTGCTTACGCTCAGATTCACCCTACCTGTATTCCTGTTCACGGAGAATTTCAATCGAAACTGACTTTGATGTCAGAATCTCTTCGTAACGATGGTCGTATCTGGGTGCCTAAGAAAAAAGAAGATGCAGAAGCTATCCGCGCCGGAAAGAAAAAAGCTACCGACCTGAAAGAAGACGAACGTGATTATTATTTGGAACGTCGTTATCCTGCTTTTGGTAACTTGGTTCCACGCGACGTGGCTTCACGTGCAGCTAAAGAACGTTGCGATGCAGGATTTGGAGTAGGTAACACCGGTTTGGCCGTTTATCTTGACTTCTCGGCAGCTATCGAGCGTCTGGGCGAAAATGTAGTTCGCGCACGCTATGGTAACTTGTTCCAGATGTACGAAAAAATTGTTGATGAAAATCCGTATAAAACACCAATGATGATTTATCCTGCTATTCACTACACTATGGGTGGTATCTGGGTTGATTATGAACTACAAACTTCTGTAAAAGGATTGTTCTGTATTGGTGAAGCTAACTTTTCTGACCACGGAGCGAACCGCTTAGGTGCTTCGGCGTTGATGCAGGGATTGGCAGATGGATATTTCGTATTGCCATATACTATCCAGAATTATCTGGCAGATCAGATTCAGGTACCTCGTATGAGTACAGATTTACCTGAATTTACTGAAGCTGAAAAAGCAGTAGAAGAAAAAATCAAGAAATTGATGAGTATTCAGGGTAAGAAATCGGTTGATTCTATCCACCGTGAACTTGGTTTGATCATGTGGGACTTTGTAGGAATGGGTCGTAATAAAGCCGGCTTAGAAACAGCATTGGAAAAAATTAAAGAAGTTCGTAAAGAATTCTGGACCAATGTTTTCATTCCCGGTAAAGACTCTGATTTGAATAATGAGTTGGAAAAAGCACTTCGATTGGCTGACTTTATCGAAATTGGCGAATTGATGGCACGTGACGCGTTGATGCGCGAGGAATCGTGTGGTGGTCACTTCCGTGAAGAGTATCAAACTCCCGAAGGTGAAGCATTGCGTAACGACGAGGAATTCTCATTTGCTTCTTGCTGGAAATTTACCGGCGAAGGTAATGAGCCTGAATTGTTGAAAGAAGCGTTGGATTATGAATTTATCCACCGTCAACAACGTAATTATAAAGCATAA
- a CDS encoding DUF5687 family protein, translating to MLIQNLITQDWKKGFRAQGFYKNLAVSIMMGLFGLYMAASFLFLGFSLNEILEKADDKLNPTELFNGAMLYIMIIGLALRFFLQQLNTLNLASYQVLPIKRSSLINFLILKPLASPANYFMLLVVVPFAVKSVVGYYSATVALRFVLSFIFLVWFDSLTAAFLKRKFGSGVLSGVIVLLILVSVIALEYFKIFSLFHYSGLFYGFIVFKPYGLLVALLMVAVAYLLNRWFFSVNYYAEKFNQKLERNKTVATDLSFLNRFGIIGELIGMEIKLILRHKRTKSLLYMSGIFLLYGLMFYTQKVYADSYSMLFFVAMFMTGLLMLMFGQWFISWDSSHFDCLMTRNIPVRTYMSANYYLMIAFNVLCFVLTTPYFLFGMKIVYLHVAAFIFNVGVNIFLLMFLTTFNTKRVDLSKPNVMNYQGTTYKSFLIVLPIMFVPMAIVGIMSNFLSVGAALWTLTIMGLVGILLRKQLLTLCVNQFNRRKYKLAEGFREAE from the coding sequence ATGCTGATACAGAATTTAATTACGCAAGACTGGAAGAAGGGCTTCAGAGCTCAGGGCTTCTACAAGAATTTGGCTGTAAGTATCATGATGGGACTTTTTGGCCTGTACATGGCAGCGTCTTTTTTGTTTTTGGGTTTTTCGTTGAATGAGATACTCGAAAAGGCTGATGACAAGCTCAATCCTACGGAATTGTTCAACGGGGCAATGTTGTATATTATGATAATTGGCTTGGCTTTGCGATTTTTTTTGCAACAGCTCAATACGTTGAATCTGGCTTCTTATCAGGTTTTGCCAATTAAGCGGTCGTCACTTATTAATTTTCTGATACTGAAACCACTTGCCAGTCCGGCTAATTATTTCATGTTGCTGGTGGTGGTTCCGTTTGCCGTCAAATCGGTGGTAGGGTACTACAGTGCAACGGTAGCTTTACGGTTTGTGCTGAGTTTTATCTTCCTTGTCTGGTTCGATTCGCTTACTGCTGCTTTTCTAAAACGCAAATTCGGTTCCGGTGTGCTGTCGGGTGTGATTGTGCTGCTTATACTGGTTTCTGTAATAGCGCTCGAGTACTTTAAAATCTTTTCGCTTTTCCACTATTCGGGACTGTTTTATGGTTTTATTGTCTTTAAACCCTACGGATTGTTGGTAGCGTTGTTGATGGTGGCAGTTGCCTATTTGCTGAACAGATGGTTCTTCTCTGTGAATTATTATGCCGAAAAATTCAACCAAAAACTGGAACGTAATAAAACGGTCGCTACCGATTTGTCGTTCCTGAATCGTTTTGGCATTATCGGTGAACTTATCGGAATGGAAATAAAACTGATTTTACGCCATAAACGTACCAAGAGTCTGTTGTACATGTCCGGTATCTTTCTGCTTTACGGTTTAATGTTCTATACCCAGAAAGTATATGCTGATAGTTATAGTATGCTCTTTTTCGTGGCTATGTTTATGACCGGGTTGCTTATGTTGATGTTTGGTCAGTGGTTTATCAGCTGGGACAGTTCGCATTTCGACTGTTTGATGACCCGCAATATCCCTGTACGAACTTATATGAGTGCCAATTACTACCTGATGATTGCATTCAATGTGCTGTGTTTTGTACTCACTACGCCTTATTTCCTGTTCGGGATGAAGATAGTGTACCTGCACGTAGCCGCATTTATATTTAATGTAGGTGTGAATATCTTTCTGTTGATGTTCCTCACCACTTTTAATACCAAACGTGTTGACCTCTCCAAACCCAATGTGATGAACTATCAGGGAACTACCTATAAGAGTTTCTTAATCGTGTTGCCTATCATGTTTGTACCGATGGCTATTGTGGGTATTATGTCCAATTTTCTGTCGGTGGGCGCTGCCTTGTGGACATTGACGATAATGGGACTTGTGGGCATTCTGCTGCGCAAGCAACTGCTGACCTTGTGCGTTAATCAGTTCAACCGCCGGAAGTATAAACTGGCCGAAGGATTTAGGGAAGCGGAATAA
- a CDS encoding four helix bundle protein, with translation MTSHKDLKVWQKGIELVKSIYEITQLFPSNEQFGLVSQMRRAAVSIPSNIAEGCGRNSDKELIHFLYIALGSASELETQIIISQELGFMQIEKSEQMQSLIFEIIKMTSSLIKSIRIRDEKSIN, from the coding sequence ATGACCAGTCATAAAGATTTGAAAGTTTGGCAAAAAGGAATTGAATTGGTGAAATCTATTTATGAAATCACCCAATTATTTCCTTCTAACGAACAGTTCGGATTGGTATCGCAAATGAGAAGAGCTGCAGTTTCAATTCCTTCAAACATAGCTGAGGGTTGTGGACGAAATTCCGATAAGGAGTTGATTCATTTCCTATATATTGCTTTGGGTTCAGCTTCTGAATTGGAAACGCAAATAATTATTTCACAAGAATTAGGCTTCATGCAAATTGAGAAATCAGAACAAATGCAAAGCTTGATTTTTGAAATTATTAAAATGACTTCTTCGCTTATTAAATCTATTAGAATCCGTGATGAAAAATCAATCAACTAA